Proteins from one Triticum aestivum cultivar Chinese Spring chromosome 7A, IWGSC CS RefSeq v2.1, whole genome shotgun sequence genomic window:
- the LOC123154971 gene encoding protein ALTERED XYLOGLUCAN 4, translating into MGGMQVVTTHSHCSFLKNFLAGAVFTLSLVYILLHSTPSSLLSYTNPVGAFQAHRTSTISPPLPPPPQAWQQCDYTTGKWVWDGSVSGRRYDSENCDMVSAEKCVVNGKPDNGYLNWRWQPAGCNLSALDPAEFLRAVRGKLLGFVGDSTARNQAESLVCFLSTVSRPETTHQYEDHPMSHKFWRWVFPAPHNVSVSTYWSPFLVRAEGRSVDYAMTHDTLFLDALTEPWTADVEAMDVMVISAGHWFNHQAVYYDKGQIAGVFARPDVNETDIAGGYIGAYRKVIRRVLEYVHEKSSGDKQKLVVVSTMAPAHFDAKYASNHRDACSRPNPYDEGEVPEDGGTAEMRKAVLEEAAAAAAAAKRQRRGLRFDVLDVTRLASMRPDGHPGAYIVKDRYGAGKPVPETVFNDCLHWCAPGPVDTFNDILVHILAASG; encoded by the exons ATGGGAGGAATGCAAGTAGTAACGACTCATAGCCATTGTTCCTTCCTCAAGAACTTCCTCGCTGGTGCTGTGTTCACCTTGTCTCTCGTTTACATCCTCCTCCACTCCACTCCATCTTCTTTGCTCTCATATACCAATCCTGTTGGTGCATTTCAAGCACATCGCACAAGCACAATTAGCCCTCCTCTCCCACCTCCTCCTCAAG CTTGGCAGCAATGCGACTATACCACCGGGAAGTGGGTGTGGGATGGCAGCGTGAGCGGCCGGCGGTACGACAGCGAAAACTGCGACATGGTGAGCGCGGAGAAGTGCGTCGTCAACGGCAAGCCGGACAACGGGTACCTGAACTGGCGGTGGCAGCCGGCGGGGTGTAACCTCTCGGCGCTGGACCCGGCTGAGTTCCTCCGGGCAGTCcggggcaagctcctgggtttcgtCGGCGACTCCACGGCGCGCAACCAGGCCGAGTCCCTCGTCTGCTTCCTCTCCACGGTGTCGCGGCCCGAGACGACGCACCAGTACGAGGATCATCCGATGTCCCACAAATTCTGGCGGTGGGTCTTCCCGGCGCCGCACAACGTCAGCGTCTCCACGTACTGGTCGCCGTTCCTGGTGCGTGCCGAGGGCAGGTCGGTGGACTACGCCATGACGCACGACACGCTGTTCCTGGACGCGCTCACCGAGCCGTGGACGGCGGACGTGGAGGCGATGGACGTGATGGTGATCTCGGCGGGGCACTGGTTCAACCACCAGGCCGTCTACTACGACAAGGGGCAGATAGCCGGCGTGTTTGCCCGTCCGGACGTGAACGAGACCGACATCGCCGGCGGCTACATCGGCGCGTACCGCAAGGTGATCCGGAGGGTGCTTGAGTACGTCCACGAAAAGTCGAGCGGCGACAAGCAGAAGCTGGTGGTGGTGTCAACCATGGCACCGGCGCACTTCGACGCCAAGTACGCGTCGAACCACCGGGATGCGTGCTCGCGGCCTAATCCGTATGATGAGGGAGAGGTGCCCGAGGATGGGGGCACGGCCGAGATGAGGAAGGCCGTGCtggaggaagcggcggcggcggcggcggcggcaaaaaGGCAGCGACGGGGGCTGCGGTTCGACGTGCTGGACGTGACGAGGCTGGCGTCCATGCGGCCCGATGGGCACCCAGGCGCCTACATCGTCAAGGACAGGTACGGTGCCGGAAAGCCCGTGCCGGAGACGGTG